In Deltaproteobacteria bacterium, the sequence GAGCGCGAGTCGGCGAAGCGCGGGTCGGCGGCCGGCTCGACCGCGCGATAGTCGGCTCCGAGCCCGCCCTGGACCGCGACCGACGGACCACCCCGGCTCATGAGGTCGACCTTGCGCAACACCGCGGCTTCGCGGGTCTCGGTCGGCGTCATGTGCTGACGCGAGTCCATGCGGATCGCATCACATGGACAGGCCTCGACGCACAGGCCACAGACCACGCACTTGAGCTCGTCGATCACGAAGCTCTCGGGGGCTTTCTCGGCGTCGTCCTTGCGGTCCTCGGCAACGATGTAGATGCACTTCGCCGGGCACACGGTGGAGCAGCACATGCACGCCACGCAGCGCACCGAGCCATCCTCGCGGAACATCAAGCGGTGCACGCCGCGGTAGCGCGCGGGGTAGTAGGTCTTGGGATCGACGTCCGGCTCGCCGTAGCGAATCGTGTCGACGTCGCCCATGCCCTTGGTCATGGTGTTCTTGAAGAAGTGCCGCGCCGAGGTCAGCAGGCCCTCGAGGATCGCGGGCAGGAAGATCTGATCGCGTGCGGTTCGCTGCAGCGAGACGTTCTTGACGCCGATGGTCATGGGGTCTTCCCTTCGCTCGGCTGGGCCGGCTTGGCAGTGTCGGCAGGCGCGCCGGCGGCCGCCGGCGCCTTCGCGTCGCCCGGGGCCTTCGCGTCGCCGGTCGGCTTCGTGTCGGCTGGGGCCTTGGCCTCGACCGCCGCGGCGTTGGGGCCGGTGGCGGGGGCCTCGGCGCTCGGCGTGAGCGCGTAGACCACGACGGCGGTGAGGACGATGTTCGCGATCGACAGCGGCAGCAGGCCCTTCCAACCCAGGCTCATGAGCTGGTCGTACCGAAAGCGTGGCAGCGTCCAGCGGATGAGCAGCTGCAGCCAGCACAGCGCGAGCACCTTGAGGCCCCAGGTCAGCAGGCCCACGCTGACCACCGCGATGTGGGGTAGCTCGGTGCCCCAGCCGGTGAACAGCGACCACACCGCCACCAGCAGGTGCATGGTGCCGATGATGAGCACGAGCGACGCGAAGCCCTCGGCGTGCTTGCTCGCCCGCCACCACATCGCTGCCGCCACCATCAGGGTGATGCCGGCGCCGCCGAAGAACGCCTGGCAGGCCAGCGCGCTGGAGAAGCCGTGCGCGCCGAGGATGCCGAACGGCAGGGTCCAGCCGCCGAGGAACAGCGTGGTCACCAGCGCCGAGACGAACACGACCTCGATGAACTCACCGAGGAAGAACAGGCCGAAGCGCATGCCCGAGTACTCGATGAAGTACCCGAT encodes:
- a CDS encoding NADH-quinone oxidoreductase subunit I, with translation MGVKNVSLQRTARDQIFLPAILEGLLTSARHFFKNTMTKGMGDVDTIRYGEPDVDPKTYYPARYRGVHRLMFREDGSVRCVACMCCSTVCPAKCIYIVAEDRKDDAEKAPESFVIDELKCVVCGLCVEACPCDAIRMDSRQHMTPTETREAAVLRKVDLMSRGGPSVAVQGGLGADYRAVEPAADPRFADSRSHGT